Genomic window (Tardiphaga sp. vice304):
GGCGAGGAGGGGCTGTTCCTCGGCGACAACGAGCCTTACGACGCGGTGGTTCTGGACATCGGGCTGCCCAAGATGGACGGCATCGCGGTGCTGGAAGCCTGGCGCCGCAACAAGCGCGCGATGCCAGTTCTGATCCTCACCGCGCGCGACCGCTGGAGCGACAAGGTGCAGGGCTTCGATGCCGGCGCCGACGACTATGTCGCCAAGCCGTTTCACCTCGAAGAAGTGCTGGCGCGGATCCGCGCGCTGCTGCGCCGCACCGCCGGCCACGCGCAATCCGAGCTGACCTGCGGGCCGGTGGTGCTGGATACGCGGACCGGGCGCGTCAGCGTCAATGGCGCGACGATCAAGATGACATCCCACGAATATCGCCTGCTGGCCTATCTGATGCACCACACCGGGCGGGTGATCTCGCGCACCGAGCTGGTCGAGCATCTCTACGACCAGGATTTCGACCGCGACAGCAACACCATCGAGGTGTTCGTCGGCCGCATCCGCAAGAAGCTCGACGTCGACATCATCCAGACCGTACGCGGCCTCGGCTATCTGCTGACGCCGCCGGTGGCGAGTGAATGATGACGGGGCGAGGAGCTCTTCACGTCTCCTCATCGGGAGCGATCGGTCGCAACCATCTCACGGCGCTGATCTTGACCCTCCCCTGGAGGGGGAGGGTCGGTGCCCGGCATGCGAAGCATGATGGGCACCGGGGTGGGGTGACAGCGTCCGTGATGGACGCAGCACCTTCACGCCACCGCACCGCCGTCACCCCACCCCGACCGCGCCTGACGGCGCCCTCGACCCTCCCCCTCCAGGGGAGGGTGAAGGAGGCGCGGCCGGCGCGTCGTGGCTGTGTCGGCGTAGCCGCGTGATGCGCGGCTCCTCGCTCGCCACCCGGCTGTTCCTGTCGGCGACCGCCTGGGTGGTGGTGATCCTGGTGATCACCGGGATCATCCTGTCCTCGGTGTACCGCTCGGCGACCGAGCGCGCCTTCGACCGCAGGCTCAATCTGTATCTGCGCACGCTGGTCGCCGAGGTCGCAGCCCCCGACACCCCCGACCACGAAATGCAGTCGCTCGGCGAGCCCCTGTTCGAGCTGCCTTTGTCCGGCTGGTACTGGGAAATCGCGCCGGTCGACGATCCCAAAGCTGAGAAGAAAGCGTCGCGCTCGCTGTGGGACAAGAAGCTGCCGAAGCTCGAGGACCAGGGCGTCGAATTGACGTCGTCCGGCATCCGGCAGGGCTATGTCGATGGCCCCGAGGACCAGCGGCTGCGCATGGTCGAGCGGCCGGTCGATCTCGGCGCCGACGGCAAATTCCGCGTAAGCGTCGCCGGCGACGCCACCGAGATCGTCGAGGAGACGCGGACCTTCGACTGGTATCTCGCCGGCACCTTTGCAGCCCTCTCGATCGTGCTGGTGCTGACCACGATCTTCCAGGTCCGCTTCGGCCTCGCGCCGCTGAAACGCATCTCCGACGCCATCGCCGACATCCGCTCCGGCCGCGCCGAGCGGCTGGAGGGCGACTTCCCGGTCGAGATCGCGACGCTGGCGCGCGAGACCAACGCGCTGATCGACGCCAACCGCGCCATCGTCGAGCGCGCCCGCACTCATGTCGGCAATCTCGCCCATGCCATCAAGACGCCGCTGTCGGTGATCGTGAACGAGGCCGCGAGCCGCAGCGGCGATCCGTTGGCGGCCAAGGTGCTTGAGCAGGCCGACGTGATGCGCGACCAGGTGGCGCATCACCTGGAGCGGGCGCGGATCGCCGCACGGCTGACCATTGTCGGCACCGTGACCGAGGTGGCGCCGACCATCGAGGCGCTGCGCCGCACGATGGAAAAGATCCACCGCGACCGCGGCATCGCCATCGACGTCGAGGCCGACGCCACCGCCCGATTTCGCGGCGAGAAGCAGGACCTCGAGGAGATGGCCGGCAACCTCGTCGACAATGCCTGCAAATGGGCGGACAGCCGCGTTTTCATCGAGGTGCTGGTGGAACGGCAAAGCGCGACCGATGTCGCGCCAAGACTACGCATCATCGTCGATGATGACGGCCGCGGATTGTCGGCGGCGGAACGTGCGCAGGTCTCTCGCCGTGGCCAGCGGCTCGACGAGACCAAGCCGGGCTCGGGCCTCGGCCTGTCGATCGTGGTCGACCTCGCCGCGCTCTATGGCGGCAGCCTGACCCTCGGCACCGCCCCGATCGGCGGCCTGCGCGCCGAGCTGGTGCTGCCGGGGGTGTAAAAGGGCGGTGTTCGCAGATACCGATCCTGCGCTATGGTTCCCCTGAACTTCACCGGTCGTGGGCGCCGGAAGGTGGATCGCAGACAGTGACCACACGCGATAAGCTCATTGTGTCGATTCGGAGCAATGCGAAGAATGTTCGCTATGCCGACGCCTGCAAGGTTGCGGAGTGGCTGGGCTTCGTCGCCAAGGGCCAAAAAGGTGATCACAACGCCTATTCGCGGCCCGGCGAGGCCGAACTCCTGAATTTTCAGAACCGGAACGGCGTCATCAAGCCATATCAAGCCCGGCAGTTGCAGGGTATGATCGAAAAGTACTGGAAGCCCGACGCCAGCGAAGCAGAGAGCAACTCGTGACAGAAGCGCAACGATACCCGGCGCACGTCTTCTACAGCGAGGAAGACGAAGGTTTCATCGCCATCGCGCCGGATCTTCCGGGATGCTCGGCGTTCGGCGATACCCAGGAGGAGGCGGTCGGCGAGTTGCGGGATGCCATCGTGGCCTGGCAGATGGCGGCCCGGCAGGCCGGGAACCCGGTGCCCGAACCCTCGCAGCCGTCGTCATGGGCCCGAAGGGCCGAAATGAGTTCGGCGAAATAGTTCGCGCCGGACGCGGCAACGAAGCTCGTTGCGCTAAGCCTTGTCCAGATTGAACCACAGCGCGCGCACCTTGCGGCGGCCGAAATTCCAGATCCTGTGCGCGCGGCGCGAATGATAGGAGATCAGGTCGCCCGGCTTGAGGACGTGGGCCGTGCCCTCGATCTCGACGGTCAGCGTGCCTTCCAGCACATAGCCATATTCGAAGCCGGAATGGCTGACCGCGATGTCGGCGCTGCCGGTGTCGGGCTGGTATTCGTTGATGGCGATGGAGACGCCGCGGCTGCGGTCCTCGCGGATCAGCTTGCGGATCACATGCTGCGCGGTCTCGACGCCGCGCTGCTGTCCCACCCGCACCACCAGCTCGTCTTCCGACGACGGCTCGCTGGCCATCAGCTCCGACATCGTGATGCCGAGCGCGCTGGCGACCGAGATCAGCGACCCGATCGATGGCGAGGCCTTGCCGCGCTCGACCAGGCTGATCATCGAGACGCTGAGCCGGGTGATGTCGGCCAGCGATTGCAGCGTCATGTTGCGGGCCTGGCGAAGCTCGCGGATCCGCTCGCCGATCGCCGCCAGCGTGCTCGCCGTGGTCTCGGCGACGTCATCGGGCGTATTCGCCGAAATGGTCGGGCTCACAACTCAGGTTCCTTCGTGGCAGGCCGGGTCGCTGCGGGTCGGCCGGAAAGCCGATGGACAACGGTCCTTTGACAAGAATAAAATGATTATATCCATTTTAAAAGCGGCGTTGTGCGGCGCGCGGCGGGCGTCGCCCGGAAATCGATCAAGGCCTGGACCGACGAAGGCCGCGCCTGCGCCTGGTCCGGTTGCCCCGTTCCCGCCCGAATTATCCGGTTCGTAACGTCTTTGATCTTTGCTGCCCGTTGTTGCGTTCGAGGTCTGCGTCCATGCCTAAATTTCATGCGTTTGCGCTGCTCGCCGCCGGACTGGCGCTGGGCGGCTGCGACCTCACCGGTTCCGAGGGCGGCGCCGGGCTGGGGACGGGCGCGCTGAAAAGCGCCTACAGCAGCACCAAGAACGCGGTCGGGCTGGCCAGCGAGGCCGAGGCCGCCGCCGCCGTGACCAATGCGGCGTTTGGCGGGCTGATCGGCGCCAAATTCGGAGCAGCCCTCAATGACGAGGACCGCCGGCTGGCCTATGAGGCGCAGATCGCCGCGCTTGACCGCGGCGCGCCGGGCGCGCCGGTGCCGTGGCGCAACCCGGCCTCGGGCCGCTACGGCAATATCGTGGCCGGTCCCGCCTACGACCAGAAAGGCGCGCAGTGCCGCGGCTTTTCGCATACGATCACGGTCAGCGGCGACATCAGGTCCGCGCGCGGCACCGCCTGCCGCAGTCTCGAAGGCGGCTGGACGGCGGCCGGCTGACGGGTCGTCCTCAACCGGTTCTTAACGCCGGCGCTGCTAGAACGTCCGGTGGCTGTTTTCGGCCCGTTACCTGCCGAGAGCATGGATTCAGAACTGCATGAGCAAGACGTCGATCGATCGCCTCCGGGACTATCTGGCCCAACTGCCGTCGCAGTCGCAGGCACTGCTGATGCGCGAGTATGAGCGCGCCATTGCCCGCGGCGAGGACGTCAAGGTCGCCAATTTCGTGCTCGACCAGTTGCGCGGCGTGGTGCGCGGCTCGCCCGATGCGGTGCGGGCCCGGGTCGAGGATCCCACCCGGCTGATCTTCAAATCGATCGAACCGTTCCTGATCGAGGGCACCGCCGCGGGGCGGCCGGGGGAGATCCGCCGCGCCTCGCTGCTGCCGATCTGGCAATGGCTGGAGCGCGACGCCGTGGACGCCGTGCAGGCGTTCGAGGCCGTGATGCAGGCGCAGCCCGAGCCCACCGCCTCCGAGATCGAACGCGCGGTGCGCAAATTCCAGCAGGCCGCCGCCGCCCTGATCACCCAGGTCACGACGCCCGGCCCGAACGGCCGCGGCACCGCGCGGATCGGTCCGCCGCATGCGGTCGAGGACCTGCCGGCGCTTGGCGCCGTGCTGCGTGCCCGCGAGGCGCTCGACGCCTTTGCCGCCAAGCTGCCCAGCCTGCTGCGGACCTTCACCGATTCCCAGAGCGCCTCAGTCAATGGGGCGCTGAACGTGCCGGTGCTGGTGACGCCGCAGGTATTGCCGTTTTCGCTGTCTCTGGTGATGCAGCGGATGGCGTCGCCGTGGCAGATCATCCGCCTCGCGGTCAAGATCGCCGCCTCCGACGACGAGATCCGCGTCGCCGCCACGCCCTACGGCGTCGCCGTGACGATGGCCCTGGCCGAGCTGACACGGGTTGCGCATCAGCTGCGCACCGACATCCGGCGCGGCAAGTTCGACACCGCCCCTGAACTGCTGAAAACCGCCCATGACGGCGTGCGCGGCCTGCGCACCGAACTCGACATGCGCAACGATTCGGTGTGGGGCCGGCAGATGGCGGCGATCCGGGTCGAAATCTCCAGCACGCTGCAATCCGAGATCGAGAGCGTGCCGGGCAGGGTGCGCCGGCTGCTGCGCCAGCGCGCCGACAAGGACATTTCGCCAACCGCCCGTATCGACCCCGCGGATGTCGACGAGACCGTCGCGCTGATCAATTTCGTCGCGGTGTGCCGTACCTACGCCTCGGAGCTGGCGATCAACGAGGTAACGCTGCGGACCTATTCCGACCTGCAGCAATATGTCGAGAAATCCACCGAGGCGCTGGTGCAGTCGCTGCGCGCCGGCGAGGCCCGCATCCGCGCCTATCGCCAGGCGCAGGCCAAGGCCGCGATCCGGTTCTGCGAATTGCTGTTCGGCGCCGAATACGCCGCGCTGATGAGCCGCGCCGCGGACAACGCGATGGCCGTGGTCGAGCGCAAACCAAAGAAGACAGGCTGATTGGCCGCGCGCCGAATTCGTCTTGTGCAGGTCTATTGCCGTTCTGCCGATTTCCGGGACCAGACGAAGCTGATATGATGGCGCCGTACCGCCATGCAAGGAAGGCCATTCTACCGAATGTTGAAGTCACAACGTGAGAGCACATCGGTTGCCGAACTTGCGCATATTTTCGCCGGGTATCAATCAGGTGACGTTTTAAAAGATGTTTCGCTACGCATGTGCGCCGGTGAAGTCACCGCCCTTGCCGGCCCCAATGGTGCCGGGAAATCGACGCTCATTCGCGTTCTGACCGGCACCTTGTTGGCCCGCACTGGCCTTGTCCGGTGCAACAAGACGGAAACCAGTCTCGTGCCACAAGAGATTGCGCTCTATCCGTGGCTTACGGCCCGCGAGAACTGCGTGGCGTTCTCGATGATGGATGGCGCATCGCGTCGCGACGCCGGCATCGGCGCGTCCAACGCGCTGGACATGGCCGGCTGCACACAGGTCACGGATACGCGGGTATCCCGATTGTCCGGTGGCTATCGGCGTCGCGTCAACATCGCGGTCGCGCTGATGAGTTCACCGAAACTCATGATCCTCGATGAACCAACCGCCGGTCTGGATGCCGACGCCAAACGGGTCGTTCAAGATGTGATGCGGCGTGTTCGCGATGCCGGCTGCGCCATTCTGGTGGTCACGCACGATTTCGACGTGGTGGAGCATCTTGCGGATCGCATCATCGTTCTTGCCGGAGGACGCATCCTCCGCGACGAGTCGCCCGGCGATCTGATGGATACGATTTTTGCCGGGCAGCGACCCGTGGAGCTACTTTTGCAAGACGCTGCGAATGAACACCAGGCCGCGTTTCTGGTCGCGCATGGCGCGGTATGCTATGGCCCCACGCGCTGGGTCGTCCTGCAGAAACGCAACTACACCGATGTCGGGCCGCTGTCCGACGCCATGGCCGAGGCCGGTTTGCGAATCGTCGAAATGCGCGTGCGCGAGCCCAATCTCTCGGACGCCTACACGCTTCTTGTAAAGGCTGAAGCATGATCCGCATGATTTTCGCGTCGAGCTGGGTCATGGCGCTAGCCGCTTTGCGCGACCGAACGGCCCTGCTGATGACGTTCGTACTTCCGGCGGCGCTGTTCGTCGTGTTCGCTGCGATTTTTTCGGGCGCGACCGGCAAGGAGCTGAAGCTGAAGGTCGGGCTGCTCGATCTGGCAAAAACCGAGAATACGCTCAGATTCGTCGCCGCAATCGACGCCGAGCCGTCGCTCCGGATCGTACAGTCGACGGCTGGTAGCGAAGCAGCCATGATCGATGACGTTCGTCGCGGAAATGTCGATGTCGGCCTGATCCTTCGTGGCGATCTGGCGCGCCGACCGGACCAGGGCCCGCCGCCCATCCTCGTCATCGAGGATGCGACGCGGCCGCTGGCTGCCGCCATCATGATCGGGCAGGCGCAGCGGACATTGAACGAGAAACTCCCCAACGTCGCGCTGGCCCGCATCCTCGCCGATGTCGAAGCATCGGGAGCCATCGCCAAGGACGAACGCGAATTTCTGGATGCCGCCTTCAAGAAACAGCAGGCGGAAAAATCCGAATCTGGCTTCTCCTTCGCGCGAATCGTCGAGACCCAATCGACCGAACCCGGTGCCCGGCAGGGCAACGTGCTGTATTATGCGGGTGCCGTCGTGGCGGTCTTCCTGCTGTTCGCCGCCAGCCACGGCGCGCTGACGCTGATCGACGAGCGCGACAGCGGCATCTCGCAGCGGCTCACGATGGGACGCGGCGGCATGGCCGCCGTGGTGACGGGCAAGTTTGCTTTCCTCATCGTGCAGGGCACGATCCAGGCCCTGATCGTGTTTGCGGTGGCGTGGTTCTTGTTCGGCGCGACCTTCGATTTGTCGCGGCTGGCATTCTGGCTCGGGACCTGCCTCATTGCTGCATCGGCCGCAGCCGCCATCGGACTTGGCATTGTCGCGGTCTGCAAAAGCCGCAAACAATCTGAAAGTGCGACGACCTTCGCGGTGCTGCTGGTGTCGGCCATCGGCGGCAGCATGGTGCCGCGCTATCTGATGCCGCCCTGGATGCAGGAGATCGGCTGGTTCACGCCGAATGCCTGGATGATCCAGGCCTTCGAAGCTTCCGTCCGCTCGGGCGGCTCGACCGGCGCCGTGCTTCAGGCGTGGGGCGTCCTGATCGCCATTGCCGCGTCGGGCCTGGCTGTCGCAATCGTGTTTTCGATTCGACGGACACGTTATTCCTGGGCGCCGGCCGCCTGAGATAGTGTCCGTAGCCGGACATTGACGTTGCTGGTGCCCGAACCGACGTTGAACGCCGCCGCCTCGAAGGTGGGCCGCCGCGCGCGTCCGGCATCGTTCGAAAAACCGAACGGCTCGCGCGGCAAGCCTAGATTGGTACGCTCGATGGATCCGCTGCCATCGAGATCCTGATAGGCCGCAACAGCCAGTCGACCCGGCGGTACGTTCTCGAACGTGAAGCGAACATTCGGTCCGGTCGCAATCTTTCGATCACCTTTTTGACAGGTGTCGGGATCGAGGCTCGACGTACAAAGTGCGGCAAAAACGTAGGTCCCGTTGGCGACCACGCCTGATACGGTGACATTGACCTCGCCGGCGATGGCCGGCGTGCCCGCCAGAAGAAAAATTGAAACCAGTGCAGTTGGGAGACCGTATAGGAGTAGGGGCATCGAGTCTGTCGCTCCAGCGTTGAAATTATGGGGCTGCTTGTCTGGCGGCTGCAAAAGATCCAATGTTGGCCTGCAATGTGCAAGCATTGTGTCCACCACGGTGATGTGCGCTCACTGTCGGTGTCATAGGGGTGCGCATCGAGACGAGACAGTGATCATACGAATCGAACTTCGACATCAAGTCCACGAGCAGCGCCTGGCAAACAGGCGTGGAATCGACCGATGACGGCTGCGCGAGGTGAGCGTCAAAAAGACGCAGTCGTGATCGGCGCCGGTCCCGGTGGTCTGGCGACCGCCATGCTGCTGGCCGCGGCCGGCACCAAGGTGACGCTGTTCGAAAAGGACACCGAGGTCGGCGGCCGCACCAAGGTGTTTGCCGAGGACGGTTTCCGCTTCGACATGGGTCCGACGTTCTTCCTGTACCCGCAGATTCTGGAGTCGCTGTTTACGCGCTGCGGACTGCGCATGCAGGACTACGTAGAGATGACACGCGTCGATCCGAGCTATCGCCTGGCATTCGAGAACGGTCCGGATGTGCATATTTCCGGACACATGGACGATCTCGAGCGCGAGATCGGCAAGCTCGACCCTCACGATGCGCGCCAGATCCGCCGCTTCATTGAGGCCAACCGCAAGAAGCTCGCGGCTTTCGTACCGGTGCTGAAGCGCCCGTTTCTGAGCCTGCTCGATTATCTCGCTCCCAGCGTCGTGTCGGCGCTGCGCTTCATCGTGCCGCTGTCGTCGGTCGATGACGAGTTGCAGCGCTTCTTCCGCGATCCCCGCGTGCGACTGGCGTTTTCATTCCAGACCAAATATCTCGGCATGTCGCCGTTCCGCTGCCCGAACCTGTTCACGTTTCT
Coding sequences:
- a CDS encoding DUF2141 domain-containing protein yields the protein MDLLQPPDKQPHNFNAGATDSMPLLLYGLPTALVSIFLLAGTPAIAGEVNVTVSGVVANGTYVFAALCTSSLDPDTCQKGDRKIATGPNVRFTFENVPPGRLAVAAYQDLDGSGSIERTNLGLPREPFGFSNDAGRARRPTFEAAAFNVGSGTSNVNVRLRTLSQAAGAQE
- a CDS encoding helix-turn-helix domain-containing protein; its protein translation is MSPTISANTPDDVAETTASTLAAIGERIRELRQARNMTLQSLADITRLSVSMISLVERGKASPSIGSLISVASALGITMSELMASEPSSEDELVVRVGQQRGVETAQHVIRKLIREDRSRGVSIAINEYQPDTGSADIAVSHSGFEYGYVLEGTLTVEIEGTAHVLKPGDLISYHSRRAHRIWNFGRRKVRALWFNLDKA
- a CDS encoding sensor histidine kinase; the protein is MRGSSLATRLFLSATAWVVVILVITGIILSSVYRSATERAFDRRLNLYLRTLVAEVAAPDTPDHEMQSLGEPLFELPLSGWYWEIAPVDDPKAEKKASRSLWDKKLPKLEDQGVELTSSGIRQGYVDGPEDQRLRMVERPVDLGADGKFRVSVAGDATEIVEETRTFDWYLAGTFAALSIVLVLTTIFQVRFGLAPLKRISDAIADIRSGRAERLEGDFPVEIATLARETNALIDANRAIVERARTHVGNLAHAIKTPLSVIVNEAASRSGDPLAAKVLEQADVMRDQVAHHLERARIAARLTIVGTVTEVAPTIEALRRTMEKIHRDRGIAIDVEADATARFRGEKQDLEEMAGNLVDNACKWADSRVFIEVLVERQSATDVAPRLRIIVDDDGRGLSAAERAQVSRRGQRLDETKPGSGLGLSIVVDLAALYGGSLTLGTAPIGGLRAELVLPGV
- a CDS encoding RT0821/Lpp0805 family surface protein, encoding MPKFHAFALLAAGLALGGCDLTGSEGGAGLGTGALKSAYSSTKNAVGLASEAEAAAAVTNAAFGGLIGAKFGAALNDEDRRLAYEAQIAALDRGAPGAPVPWRNPASGRYGNIVAGPAYDQKGAQCRGFSHTITVSGDIRSARGTACRSLEGGWTAAG
- a CDS encoding type II toxin-antitoxin system HicB family antitoxin, with the translated sequence MTEAQRYPAHVFYSEEDEGFIAIAPDLPGCSAFGDTQEEAVGELRDAIVAWQMAARQAGNPVPEPSQPSSWARRAEMSSAK
- a CDS encoding ABC transporter permease — encoded protein: MIRMIFASSWVMALAALRDRTALLMTFVLPAALFVVFAAIFSGATGKELKLKVGLLDLAKTENTLRFVAAIDAEPSLRIVQSTAGSEAAMIDDVRRGNVDVGLILRGDLARRPDQGPPPILVIEDATRPLAAAIMIGQAQRTLNEKLPNVALARILADVEASGAIAKDEREFLDAAFKKQQAEKSESGFSFARIVETQSTEPGARQGNVLYYAGAVVAVFLLFAASHGALTLIDERDSGISQRLTMGRGGMAAVVTGKFAFLIVQGTIQALIVFAVAWFLFGATFDLSRLAFWLGTCLIAASAAAAIGLGIVAVCKSRKQSESATTFAVLLVSAIGGSMVPRYLMPPWMQEIGWFTPNAWMIQAFEASVRSGGSTGAVLQAWGVLIAIAASGLAVAIVFSIRRTRYSWAPAA
- a CDS encoding type II toxin-antitoxin system HicA family toxin, encoding MTTRDKLIVSIRSNAKNVRYADACKVAEWLGFVAKGQKGDHNAYSRPGEAELLNFQNRNGVIKPYQARQLQGMIEKYWKPDASEAESNS
- a CDS encoding ABC transporter ATP-binding protein, encoding MLKSQRESTSVAELAHIFAGYQSGDVLKDVSLRMCAGEVTALAGPNGAGKSTLIRVLTGTLLARTGLVRCNKTETSLVPQEIALYPWLTARENCVAFSMMDGASRRDAGIGASNALDMAGCTQVTDTRVSRLSGGYRRRVNIAVALMSSPKLMILDEPTAGLDADAKRVVQDVMRRVRDAGCAILVVTHDFDVVEHLADRIIVLAGGRILRDESPGDLMDTIFAGQRPVELLLQDAANEHQAAFLVAHGAVCYGPTRWVVLQKRNYTDVGPLSDAMAEAGLRIVEMRVREPNLSDAYTLLVKAEA
- a CDS encoding response regulator transcription factor, coding for MRLLVVEDDPDLNRQLTTALVEAGYVVDRAFDGEEGLFLGDNEPYDAVVLDIGLPKMDGIAVLEAWRRNKRAMPVLILTARDRWSDKVQGFDAGADDYVAKPFHLEEVLARIRALLRRTAGHAQSELTCGPVVLDTRTGRVSVNGATIKMTSHEYRLLAYLMHHTGRVISRTELVEHLYDQDFDRDSNTIEVFVGRIRKKLDVDIIQTVRGLGYLLTPPVASE